One stretch of Chroococcidiopsis sp. SAG 2025 DNA includes these proteins:
- a CDS encoding CHASE2 domain-containing protein, translated as MSKLVVLSFENGDLHRGFPSVTARFWEEGDSHYMKFNGSLPAAPELLDLYRNWRLLYLALYRRLELNSRIEIIGGDVTNVSAVDFDSTCKQLSDKINHWLDSPSFLRIEQELRTQLDPTQEIRVIIETDDRLLQQLPWHLWDFCTAYPKAEIALSASEYRRTKRQPTRTHKAKVRILAIFGNSKGINLKKDRAILEELSEQAEIKFLVEPQLDVLYKYLWQDEGWDILFFAGHSSSQEKGTLQLNKTDSLTLDQLKYALQRAIAGGLKLAIFNSCDGLGLARDLAELDIPQVIVMREPIADAVAHKFLRDVLWAFSGGKTLYVAVREAREKLQGLEKEYPCATWLPVICQNPAEPLTNWQDWYAPPSNSTANRFKQKQPHRQISIAQNQLGKVLLASMAIAALVVGVRQLGILQTWELQAFDLGLRLRPNEGLDPRLLIVEVTDNDVRQQQQKEMRSLSDAALTRLLEKLRPYRPRVIGLDIYRDFPVNPNQPKLVNYLRDDRLIAVCEVQRAKDDYPGKDDYPGIDAPPEIPKNRLGFSDLPVDGDRVIRRQILFMDINPQSACATNESFSFRLARLYLDAEGIQPQRDSQGNWQMGNAVFRRLESDTGGYRQLDAGGYQMLLSYRAADPVAKQVTLSQILSSSLDAKLSTLVKDRIVLIGTTAESFKDFHLTPYSIDSGSRVMPGVTIHAHMISQIISAVMDRRPLLWWLPLWAETLWIWGWSLVGGALGWQLHSSLQQGLAIATALGILSGLCFVLLLRGGWLPLVPAAIATAIALLVADKVTQTDHKS; from the coding sequence ATGAGTAAGTTAGTCGTCTTAAGCTTCGAGAATGGTGACTTGCATCGCGGCTTTCCCTCTGTCACAGCCCGGTTTTGGGAAGAAGGCGATTCTCATTACATGAAGTTTAATGGTAGTTTACCGGCAGCACCAGAGCTTCTAGACCTCTACAGAAATTGGCGGTTACTGTATTTAGCACTTTATCGACGTTTGGAGCTGAATTCTCGCATCGAAATTATTGGTGGAGATGTGACTAACGTTTCAGCAGTTGACTTTGACAGTACGTGCAAGCAGTTGTCGGACAAAATTAACCATTGGCTTGATTCTCCATCTTTTCTCCGAATCGAGCAGGAATTACGCACGCAATTAGACCCAACACAAGAAATTCGAGTCATTATTGAAACTGACGATCGCCTGCTGCAACAGCTGCCTTGGCATTTGTGGGACTTCTGCACAGCTTACCCAAAAGCGGAAATAGCCTTAAGTGCTTCAGAGTATAGACGAACGAAGAGACAGCCGACAAGAACACACAAAGCTAAAGTGAGAATTTTAGCAATTTTTGGTAATAGTAAAGGAATCAATCTAAAGAAAGACCGAGCGATTTTAGAGGAGTTATCAGAGCAGGCAGAAATAAAGTTTTTAGTAGAGCCGCAACTAGATGTTTTATACAAATATTTGTGGCAAGATGAGGGATGGGATATTCTTTTTTTTGCCGGTCATAGTTCTAGTCAAGAAAAAGGAACGCTCCAGCTAAATAAAACCGATAGCCTAACGCTCGACCAACTCAAGTACGCCCTACAAAGAGCGATCGCTGGCGGTTTGAAACTGGCGATTTTCAACTCCTGCGATGGATTAGGCTTGGCGCGGGATCTGGCAGAGCTAGATATTCCCCAAGTAATTGTCATGCGGGAGCCGATAGCGGACGCAGTGGCTCATAAATTTCTCAGGGATGTTCTCTGGGCTTTTTCGGGCGGAAAAACATTATATGTCGCCGTGCGGGAAGCACGAGAAAAACTACAAGGACTAGAGAAGGAATATCCCTGTGCAACTTGGCTGCCAGTTATCTGTCAAAATCCAGCCGAACCGTTGACTAACTGGCAAGATTGGTACGCTCCACCCAGCAATTCTACTGCCAATAGATTCAAGCAAAAGCAACCACATCGCCAAATCTCGATCGCTCAGAATCAATTGGGCAAAGTACTCTTAGCTAGTATGGCGATCGCCGCTTTGGTGGTAGGAGTCCGGCAACTAGGTATACTACAAACCTGGGAGTTACAAGCTTTCGATCTGGGTTTGCGTCTGCGACCCAATGAAGGGTTAGATCCGCGCCTCCTGATCGTGGAAGTAACCGACAATGACGTGCGGCAACAGCAACAGAAGGAGATGCGAAGTCTATCAGATGCCGCACTCACACGGCTGTTAGAAAAACTCCGACCGTATCGACCTAGAGTTATAGGATTAGATATCTATCGCGATTTTCCAGTTAACCCCAACCAGCCAAAGTTAGTCAATTATTTGCGAGACGATCGCTTGATTGCTGTTTGTGAAGTTCAGCGGGCAAAGGATGACTATCCAGGAAAGGATGATTATCCAGGTATTGATGCTCCGCCGGAGATCCCAAAAAATCGCCTTGGCTTCAGCGATCTCCCAGTCGATGGCGATCGCGTCATTCGTCGTCAGATACTATTTATGGATATCAATCCTCAGTCTGCTTGTGCAACGAACGAATCCTTCAGTTTCCGGTTGGCGCGGCTTTATCTAGATGCCGAAGGTATTCAACCTCAACGAGATTCGCAAGGAAATTGGCAGATGGGCAATGCGGTCTTTAGGCGACTTGAATCTGATACTGGCGGCTACCGTCAGTTGGATGCAGGAGGCTACCAAATGCTACTTAGTTACCGCGCTGCCGATCCAGTTGCCAAGCAAGTTACTCTCTCCCAGATCTTGAGCAGTTCGCTTGATGCGAAGCTATCCACGTTAGTTAAGGATCGAATCGTTCTCATTGGCACGACAGCTGAAAGCTTTAAAGATTTCCATCTCACACCCTACAGCATTGATAGCGGGTCTAGGGTAATGCCAGGAGTTACGATCCATGCTCACATGATAAGCCAAATTATCAGTGCGGTTATGGATCGTCGCCCCTTGCTGTGGTGGTTGCCGCTGTGGGCTGAAACTCTCTGGATTTGGGGCTGGTCGCTGGTGGGGGGAGCACTGGGCTGGCAATTGCATTCGTCGCTACAGCAAGGGCTAGCGATCGCTACAGCCCTTGGTATCTTGTCTGGACTCTGTTTCGTCCTCTTGCTCAGAGGGGGCTGGCTACCGTTGGTTCCAGCGGCGATCGCCACGGCGATCGCCCTATTAGTGGCTGATAAAGTTACTCAAACCGATCACAAGTCATAA
- a CDS encoding DUF1822 family protein yields the protein MMRELSTVSTFKVPLGIEAHDLARAFWQQHRDRAKAKQVYLNTLAVSAVDFYLRCLGIETNWAASSSRNLVYQLLMDIADLEIPNLGRLECRPVLPEVDVVSIPPEVWSERIGYVAVQLDASLQEATLLGFTTTVPESGELPLAQLQAIVELPAHLQQIQLAKLSKVQVLSQWFENLFDGGWQSLETLLATNRQTLALRHGHISQLHENSVQGVKLIDLGLQIGNQSLALLIALVSESDEQVSVMVQLHPTGTENYLSPDIKLTLLLESGEIEHTVQSRHQDNYIQLKRFRGRPGECFNIQVAYGEISVTENFII from the coding sequence ATGATGCGAGAATTATCAACAGTGTCAACCTTCAAAGTTCCCCTGGGCATAGAAGCCCACGACCTAGCGCGAGCATTTTGGCAACAACATCGCGATCGCGCCAAAGCTAAACAAGTTTACCTCAATACTCTAGCAGTATCCGCTGTAGATTTCTACCTGCGTTGCCTGGGAATTGAGACAAATTGGGCAGCTAGTAGCAGCCGCAACCTAGTGTATCAGCTTTTGATGGATATTGCCGATTTAGAAATCCCCAACTTGGGTAGGCTAGAGTGTCGCCCAGTACTGCCAGAAGTAGATGTCGTCTCCATCCCGCCAGAAGTTTGGTCAGAGCGAATTGGCTACGTCGCCGTACAGCTTGACGCTTCGCTGCAAGAAGCAACATTGCTGGGATTTACCACCACAGTTCCAGAAAGTGGCGAACTGCCGCTCGCGCAACTACAAGCGATCGTTGAATTACCAGCACACTTACAGCAAATTCAGCTAGCAAAACTGAGCAAAGTGCAGGTACTCAGCCAATGGTTTGAAAATCTGTTTGATGGCGGTTGGCAGTCTCTAGAGACACTTTTAGCTACAAACCGCCAAACTCTAGCCTTGAGACACGGGCATATTTCTCAATTACATGAGAATAGCGTTCAGGGAGTCAAACTAATCGATTTGGGTCTACAAATCGGGAACCAATCTCTAGCATTGCTGATAGCGCTCGTGTCAGAGAGCGATGAGCAAGTCAGTGTGATGGTACAGTTACATCCAACCGGCACAGAAAACTATCTATCACCAGATATTAAACTAACTTTGCTCTTAGAATCTGGAGAGATAGAGCATACAGTGCAGTCTCGCCACCAAGACAACTACATTCAACTAAAACGATTTCGAGGCAGACCAGGAGAATGCTTTAATATTCAAGTAGCCTATGGTGAAATAAGCGTGACCGAGAACTTTATTATTTAA